Proteins encoded together in one Quercus lobata isolate SW786 chromosome 3, ValleyOak3.0 Primary Assembly, whole genome shotgun sequence window:
- the LOC115980950 gene encoding uncharacterized protein LOC115980950 translates to MFGCECLCWESESEFYFSQPQPFSLPANLPEWPQGQGFATGRICLGELEVLKVSKFESIWSCNLMHGKTNKGLTFYKPAGIPDGFFCLGHYCQPNDQPLRGYVLVARNATSSPEEEVGYAYEPVLDMPALKKPLNYTLIWSTDTEHIGCGYFWLPNPPLGYKAMGVVVTDKPEEPKLEEVRCVRVDLTESCEMGDLILATDSKFSKYPFQVWNTRPCKRGMLARGVSVGTFYCSTYLDSEEELEISCLKNLDSTLHAMPNLNQIEALIKHYGPTVFFHPDEVYLPSSVQWFFKNGALLYQDGNVKGESIDYRGSNLPSGGKNDGAFWIDLPNKDDVRDHLKNGNLESAELYVHVKPAMGGTFTDIVMWVFCPFNGPATIKVGLMSIAMSKIGQHVGDWEHFTLRVSNFTGELWSVFFSQHSGGEWVDAFNLEFIEGNKSIVYSSKCGHASYPHPGTYLQGSSKLGIGVRNDAARSKFIVDSSTRYQIIAAEYLDDEIMKEPCWLQYMREWGPTIVYDSRAELEKLIDLLPLFVRFSVENIIFELFPTELYGEEGPTGPKEKDNWKGDEIC, encoded by the exons ATGTTTGGGTGTGAGTGTTTGTGCTGGGAAAGTGAGTcagagttttatttttctcagCCTCAGCCTTTCTCTCTGCCTGCAAACCTCCCAGAATGGCCACAAG GCCAAGGTTTTGCTACTGGAAGAATATGCTTAGGTGAATTAGAAGTTCTCAAAGTCTCCAAGTTTGAGAGCATTTGGAGCTGCAATCTGATGCATGGAAAAACTAATAAAGGTCTCACATTCTACAAACCTGCGGGGATCCCAGATGGCTTTTTCTGCCTTGGTCACTACTGCCAGCCCAATGACCAGCCATTGAGAGGGTATGTTCTTGTAGCTCGTAATGCTACTTCTTCTCCTGAGGAGGAAGTTGGTTATGCCTATGAACCGGTATTAGACATGCCAGCCCTAAAAAAGCCTCTTAACTACACACTTATCTGGAGTACAGATACAGAACATATTGGTTGTGGTTACTTCTGGCTGCCAAACCCACCATTGGGTTATAAAGCCATGGGAGTTGTGGTTACTGACAAGCCAGAAGAGCCTAAACTTGAAGAAGTTAGATGTGTCCGAGTGGATCTTACAGAAAGTTGTGAAATGGGTGATCTTATACTTGCCAcagattcaaaattttcaaagtacCCATTTCAGGTTTGGAACACAAGACCCTGCAAAAGGGGGATGTTGGCCAGAGGTGTTTCTGTTGGGACATTCTACTGCAGCACCTACTTAGATTCTGAAGAAGAGCTAGAAATCTCATGCTTGAAGAATCTTGATTCCACACTACATGCTATGCCAAATCTAAACCAGATTGAAGCACTCATTAAGCACTATGGACCGACTGTTTTCTTCCATCCTGACGAGGTTTATTTGCCTTCATCAGTGCAATGGTTTTTCAAGAATGGGGCACTTTTATACCAAGATGGCAATGTAAAGGGTGAATCCATTGATTACAGGGGCTCAAACTTGCCTAGTGGTGGGAAAAACGATGGTGCATTTTGGATAGATTTGCCGAACAAAGATGATGTGAGAGATCATCTCAAGAACGGAAACTTAGAGAGTGCAGAGCTCTATGTTCATGTCAAACCAGCAATGGGAGGAACATTTACCGATATTGTGATGTGGGTTTTTTGCCCCTTTAATGGACCTGCCACCATTAAAGTTGGGTTAATGAGTATTGCCATGAGCAAGATAGGGCAACATGTTGGTGACTGGGAGCATTTCACCCTCCGTGTGAGCAACTTCACCGGAGAACTTTGGAGTGTATTCTTCTCACAACATAGTGGTGGTGAATGGGTGGATGCTTTTAACCTGGAGTTCATTGAAGGGAATAAGTCAATTGTATATTCATCAAAATGTGGTCATGCTAGCTACCCGCATCCTGGGACATACCTTCAGGGGTCATCGAAGCTGGGAATAGGAGTGAGAAACGATGCTGCTCGAAGCAAATTTATTGTTGATTCGAGCACCAGGTATCAGATTATTGCAGCTGAGTATCTTGATGATGAAATCATGAAGGAACCATGTTGGTTGCAGTATATGAGAGAGTGGGGTCCAACCATTGTGTACGATTCGCGAGCAGAACTAGAGAAGTTAATTGACCTTCTTCCACTGTTTGTTAGATTTTCAGTGGAGAACattatttttgagttgtttCCAACAGAGCTTTATGGTGAAGAAGGGCCAACTGGCCCAAAGGAGAAGGATAATTGGAAAGGAGATGAAATATGCTAG
- the LOC115979244 gene encoding uncharacterized protein LOC115979244 produces MSQFRLLEINLVSAQDLEPVSKVMNTYAVTWLNPERKLLTRVDQHGYTNPTWNEKFLFRVDNEFLNSDTSAIMVEIHASSWIRDILIGTVRVLVNNLLLPQPTSRKGKSRMRIVPLQVRRPSGRPQGILNVGVTLLDSNISSMPIYRQFSASAIGYWDIMDVNKAGRKKSEEQSSSTNDVDVKTNSKATNIKSEVSSSTNYTDNRSEQQSIAMSYLQRSQSERSEFMSDKFVVEMTSLDELDFDAFMKGKFNIPKKPLSSVESSKLDDWATEITTSAEGLKSKIARWQYTLPPIQDSTCQKHETPAVQTIRRSRRHRRRHSTGEGGLFSCFGKFCGLRFSIICGGGSRKKRTDQETRINLLTDTDHA; encoded by the coding sequence ATGTCGCAATTCCGTCTTTTGGAAATCAATTTGGTCTCAGCACAAGACCTCGAGCCAGTATCCAAGGTCATGAACACCTACGCGGTCACATGGCTTAACCCAGAACGCAAATTGCTGACAAGGGTCGATCAACACGGCTATACAAACCCGACGTGGAACGAGAAATTCTTGTTCAGGGTCGACAACGAGTTCCTCAACTCCGACACCTCCGCCATCATGGTCGAGATACATGCGTCCTCGTGGATTCGCGACATTCTAATAGGCACCGTTCGTGTCCTCGTTAACAATCTCCTCCTCCCTCAACCAACCTCGAGAAAAGGCAAATCGCGAATGCGAATCGTACCTTTACAAGTTCGACGCCCCTCGGGCCGCCCACAAGGGATTCTCAACGTTGGAGTCACACTTCTCGATAGCAACATAAGTAGCATGCCAATATATAGGCAGTTCAGCGCATCGGCAATAGGGTATTGGGATATAATGGATGTGAATAAAGCAGGTCGAAAGAAAAGTGAGGAACAGTCTTCAAGCACAAACGATGTGGATGTGAAAACTAATAGTAAAGCTACAAATATCAAAAGCGAGGTGTCTTCAAGCACAAACTATACTGATAATAGAAGCGAACAACAAAGCATTGCCATGAGCTATCTCCAACGTTCACAAAGCGAAAGGTCAGAATTTATGAGCGATAAATTCGTTGTGGAAATGACCTCCCTTGATGAATTAGACTTCGATGCATTTATGAAAGGCAAGTTTAATATTCCTAAGAAGCCGCTTTCGTCTGTGGAGAGCTCTAAATTGGATGATTGGGCGACCGAGATCACTACCAGTGCCGAAGGGTTGAAATCGAAGATAGCAAGGTGGCAGTATACGCTTCCCCCGATACAGGATAGTACGTGCCAGAAGCATGAGACGCCGGCGGTGCAGACAATAAGGCGAAGCCGCAGGCACAGGCGTAGACACTCCACCGGTGAAGGTGGGTTGTTTTCGTGCTTCGGAAAATTTTGTGGACTCCGGTTTTCGATTATCTGTGGTGGTGGTTCGAGAAAGAAAAGGACTGATCAGGAAACTCGCATTAATCTCCTTACTGATACAGACCATGCATGA